Proteins from one Clupea harengus chromosome 17, Ch_v2.0.2, whole genome shotgun sequence genomic window:
- the hhla2b.2 gene encoding V-set domain-containing T-cell activation inhibitor 1, producing MAWKEQLVLAFLTWILEGTKGQDAQVTCVFSGRCILPCKMKPHVGDEVIHWYHTKNTDSPVHSYYQGKDQLAYQDKKYKGRTSLFPDQIRLGNESLLLSDVKIQDEGRYKCYTSNKEGNDETFVNLKVKAPVQSVNITVAADTLTCSSEGIYPAPVLVWSTVPPSDLQQEKEPEKQTNDQGLFSVTSTVHKSPNNTFICSVTAGDSTHTASLRQQSEQQFELFHIKPQS from the exons ATGGCTTGGAAAGAGCAACTGGTGCTGGCATTTCTGACCTGGATTCTTGAAGGCACTAAAGGTCAAG ATGCTCAAGTCACCTGTGTCTTCTCTGGACGTTGCATCCTACCTTGCAAGATGAAGCCCCATGTTGGTGATGAGGTGATCCACTGGTACCACACTAAAAACACTGACAGTCCTGTTCATAGTTACTATCAAGGCAAGGACCAACTGGCATACCAGGACAAGAAGTATAAGGGAAGGACTTCTCTATTTCCAGATCAGATACGTCTTGGAAATGAATCACTCTTATTATCTGATGTCAAAATCCAAGATGAGGGCCGGTACAAATGTTACACCAGCAACAAGGAAGGAAATGATGAGACATTCGTAAACTTGAAAGTTAAAG CTCCAGTCCAGTCGGTGAATATAACAGTGGCCGCTGATACACTAACATGCAGCTCTGAAGGCATCTACCCAGCTCCTGTCCTGGTCTGGTCCACTGTACCACCTTCAGATCTTCAACAAGAGAAGGAacctgagaaacaaacaaatgaccAAGGCTTGTTCTCAGTAACTAGTACTGTGCACAAGTCTCCCAACAACACGTTTATTTGTTCTGTTACTGCAGGGGACAGCACTCACACAGCATCCCTGAGACAACAGAGTGAGCAGCAATTTGAACTCTTTCATATCAA GCCTCAAAGCTAA
- the cip2a gene encoding LOW QUALITY PROTEIN: protein CIP2A (The sequence of the model RefSeq protein was modified relative to this genomic sequence to represent the inferred CDS: deleted 1 base in 1 codon): protein MDVTTCLKSMLLAIRQYKNNRSAVNTSQLQKQINDLTGLKCSRLLAAGQVLPSECLSGLLEVAIDPKTNHALTSTIVSLLANLATSDEETREALHSSFNLTGALASIVHSNRATPEGPLVMQCLQVLQRFTYSMRISHCASYLDDLLTFLMQNIKSRNDDIIKPCLGLMANLCRHNLSVQTHIKSQSNVKALYRSLIDFLAHNSLTVVIYTLSILTSLTLNEEEGQKLFNAENIHQTFPLIFNITVNGDGSLTRNYAVDLLVDLVKNPKIADYLVNYKLLPPCLTEVFGLLHSKDSETAAKVLELLVSLCSVPGLRKLLCETMFRSFKPRRQPAGKKGGQARVSEPCVALLQWATGPLHDPERCSLQALNLLTELFEEVIDAGTTASVQSHLELLLPALVGLLQVPDSTEEEQQLKRHCVRVGRVVELLLVLCVDDHLKSLVAQQIPSKLCTSQVELLLSNSHGSSSPITDSDLSQVCAEAVLKMLELMSHLKQHVQDMETCFYQILQDQRMVTPLSLAMTSQRRELVQSALRVLFEAAPLPDFPSVILGESIAANNAYREAQRESGRSVKRMAVQESLPTGKACAVSNGPGCKVTTTAKQTIDSLIEKLQSGLEDPMKDVHMSEVIDVYEQKISALASKESRLEDLLEAKALALAQADRLLAQYRCQRAQAEAEARKLAGLLQESERGKEALQRQLGEQVLEVQRVKQDIQQLLEHNGRLQAVSDEHQALKGSYNQLLSRYNETERHLKELRGAHVALTQMVESLKKTYDTLRLKQERTLAEVAEKDKLIKSQQADLKAKEKAISDLQGELKKQQEQANEMEESISILRKELNKTEQARKDASIKASSLELQKSQLEDKMNKKEEELNKNMHMIAMIHSLSGGKIKTDTANVSL, encoded by the exons ATGGATGTGACAACATGTTTGAAGTCAATGCTTCTAGCCATCCGacaatacaaaaacaacagaTCTGCTGTCAACACATCCCAATTGCAAAAACAGATAAAC GACCTTACAGGCCTTAAGTGCTCCAGACTCCTCGCCGCTGGACAGGTGCTTCCTAGCGAGTGTTTGAGTGGGCTTCTGGAGGTTGCCATAGACCCAAAGACCAATCATGCCCTCACTAGCACTATCGTATCGCTGCTGGCTAATCTTG CGACATCTGATGAGGAGACCAGAGAGGCTCTCCATAGCAGCTTCAACCTCACCGGGGCCCTTGCCTCCATCGTCCACTCCAACAGAGCCACCCCAGAGGGGCCCCTGGTGATGCAA tgtctTCAGGTGCTGCAGAGGTTCACCTACAGTATGAGAATCTCCCACTGTGCCTCTTATCTCGATGATCTCCTGACT TTCCTAATGCAGAATAT CAAGTCTCGTAATGATGACATCATTAAGCCTTGTCTCGGCCTCATGGCAAATCTCTGCCGTCATAACCTCTCTGTCCAGACTCACATCAAAAGTCAG AGTAATGTTAAAGCACTGTATCGTTCCCTAATTGATTTCCTGGCTCACAACTCTCTGACTGTGGTAATCTACACATTGTCCATATTAACCAGCCTGACCCTCAATGAGGAGGAAGGACAAAAG TTGTTTAATGCCGAGAACATCCACCAGACCTTCCCACTCATATTCAACATAACGGTCAACGGCGATGGATCTTTGACGCGGAACTACGCTGTAGACCTGCTCGTCGACCTCGTGAAGAACCCGAAGATTGCGGACTACCTGGTTAA TTATAAGCTCCTTCCTCCATGTTTGACTGAGGTGTTTGGTCTGCTGCATAGCAAAGACTCAGAGACAGCAGCTAAG GTTCTGGAACTCCTGGTGTCGCTGTGTTCTGTCCCTGGCCTGCGCAAGCTGCTGTGTGAGACGATGTTCCGGTCCTTCAAGCCACGCCGGCAGCCTGCGGGCAAGAAGGGAGGGCAGGCCAGGGTTTCGGAGCCCTGCGTGGCCCTCCTCCAGTGGGCCACAGGCCCTCTCCACGACCCCGAGCGCTGCAGCCTGCAGGCTCTGAATCTCCTCACTGAGCTGTTTGAG GAGGTGATTGATGCCGGCACCACCGCCTCTGTCCAGTCCCACTTGGAGCTCTTGTTGCCCGCTCTGGTGGGACTTCTCCAGGTCCCAGACTCGACTGAAGAGGAGCAGCAGCTAAAGAGGCACTGTGTCCGTGTGGGCCGGGTCGTGGAGCTGCTGTTGG TCCTCTGTGTGGATGACCACCTGAAGAGCCTGGTGGCCCAGCAGATCCCGTCCAAACTCTGCACCTCTCAGGTGGAGCTGCTCCTCTCCAACAGCCACGGCTCCAGCAGCCCCATCACTGACTCTGACCTCAG CCAGGTGTGTGCAGAGGCCGTGTTGAAGATGCTGGAACTGATGAGTCACCTCAAGCAGCATGTGCAGGACATGGAGACCTGCTTCTACCAGATCCTGCAG GACCAGCGGATGGTGACGCCCCTGTCTCTGGCCATGACGTCACAGCGCAGGGAGCTTGTGCAGAGTGCCCTCCGCGTCCTCTTTGAAGCCGCGCCTCTGCCTGATTTCCCCTCCGTCAT TCTGGGGGAGAGCATCGCGGCGAACAACGCCTACCGGGAGGCTCAACGTGAATCTGGGCGGTCTGTCAAACGCATGGCTGTTCAGGAGTCTCTCCCCACAGGAAAGGCCTGTGCTGTCTCCAATGGCCCTGGCTGCAAAGTGACCACCACAGCCAAGCAAACCATCGACTCGTTAATAGAGAAATTACAGAGTGgactagag GACCCGATGAAGGACGTGCACATGTCTGAGGTCATTGACGTGTACGAGCAGAAGATCTCCGCTCTGGCC TCTAAAGAGAGCCGCCTGGAGGACCTGCTGGAGGCCAAAGCTCTGGCCCTCGCCCAGGCTGACCGACTCCTCGCCCAGTACCGCTGCCAGAGAGCTCAGGCCGAGGCGGAG GCGCGTAAGCTGGCGGGGCTGCTGCAGGAGAGCGAGCGCGGTAAGGAGGCGCTGCAGAGGCAACTGGGCGAGCAGGTGCTGGAGGTGCAGCGGGTCAAGCAGGACATCCAGCAGCTGCTGGAGCACAACGGCCGCCTGCAGGCCGTCTCCGACGAGCACCAGGCCCTCAAGGGCTCATACAACCAGCTGCTCAGCAG GTATAATGAAACTGAGCGGCATCTAAAGGAGCTGAGGGGGGCCCACGTGGCCCTCACCCAAATGGTTGAGAGTTTGAAGAAGACCTACGATACACTTAGACTGAAGCAGGAGAG GACTCTGGCTGAGGTGGCAGAAAAGGACAAGCTGATCAAAAGCCAACAGGCTGACCTCAAGGCGAAGGAGAAGGCTATCTCAG ACCTCCAGGGGGAGCTGAagaagcagcaggagcaggctaatgagatggaggagagcaTCAGCATCCTGAGGAAGGAGCTGAATAAGACAGAACAAGCAAGGAAAGACGCCAGTATCAAA GCCTCGTCTCTGGAGCTGCAGAAGTCTCAGCTGGAGGACAAAATGAataagaaggaggaggagctgaacaAGAACATGCACATGATCGCCATGATCCACAGCCTGAGCGGTGGCAAGATTAAGACAGACACCGCCAACGTGTCGCTCTga